In Euphorbia lathyris chromosome 10, ddEupLath1.1, whole genome shotgun sequence, the DNA window gaatcagaagagaatttcttccagcaattatactcttcctcagtacctctgaaagtttatttatttgatccaacaagaACACTCTAAAGGATCCGATGACAAAAAAGGATCCATTTTGACATAAAATGGATATATCCATAGACCGCTGACTTATATTTATGAGATGATAAAATATGGCAAAACCTTTACCACGAATTGGTTCACGCAGAACTGGACGCATTGGTTCACGTAAGAATGCACGTAAAATACCAAAAGGAGTTATTCATGTTCAAGCAAGTTTCAACAATACTATTATGACCGTTACAGATATACGGGGACAAGTAATTTCTTGGTCCTCTGTTGGCACTTGTGGATTCAAAGGCACAAGAAGAGGAACACCATTTGCTGTCCAAACCACAGCTGGAAATGCTATTCGGACAGTGGTGGATCAAGGCATGCAACGAGCAGAAGTCATGATAAAAGGTTCTGGTCTCGGACGCGATGCGGCATTAAGAGCTATTCGCAGAAGTGGTATACTATTAACTTTGGTCCGGGATGTAACCCCTATGGCACATAATGGCTGCAGACCCCCTAAAAAAAGGCGCGTGTAAAAATAAATAGTGAAGAGATTTCAAGAGAAATAAATAATTCAACGAATTCACAATAACAATATTATTATGGTTGGAGAGAAAGTAACAATATCTACTCGGACACTGCAGTGGAAATGTGTTGAATCAAGAAAGGACAATAACCGTCTTTATTACAGACGCTTTATTCTGTCTCCGCTTATGAAAGGCCAATCCGATACAATAGGCATTGCGATTCGAAGAGCTTTGCTTGGAGAAATAGAAGGAACCTGTATCACACGTGCAAAATCTGAGAAAATATCACACGAATTTTCTACTATAACAGGTATTCAAGAATCAATACATGAAATTTTAATGAATTTGAACGAAATTGTATTGAGAAGCAATTTGTACGGAACTTGTGACGCGTCTATTTGTGTTAAGGGTCCTGGATATGTAACTGCTCAAGACATCATTGTACCACCTTTTGTGGAAATCATTGATAATACACAACATATCGCTAGCCTAACCGAACCAATTGATTTGTGTATTCGATTACAAATCGAGAGGAATCGTGGCTATCGTATAAAACCGACAAAAACCTTTCAAGACGGAAGTTTTCCTCTAGATGCTGTATTCATGCCGGTTCCAAATGCAAATCATAGTGTTCATTCTTATGGAAATGGGAATGAAAAGCAAGAGATACTTTTTCTCGAAATATGGACAAACGGAAGTTTAACTCCTAAAGAAGCACTTCATGAGGCTTCCCGtaatttgattgatttatttattccTTTTCTACATGCAGACGAACAAAACTTACATTTAGAAAAAAATCAGCACAACTTTACTTTACCCCTTTTTACTTTTCATGATAGATTgactaaattaagaaaaaataaaaaagaaataccaTTGAAATACATTTTTATTGACCAATTCGAATTGACTCCTAAGATCTATAATTGCCTCAAAAGGTCTAATATACATACATTATCAGACCTTTTGAATAAGAGTCAAGAAGATCTTATGCAAATTGAAGATTTTCACATAGACGATGTAAAACATATATTGGGTATTTTAGAAATAGAAAAGCATTTCGCAATGGATTGACTAAAGAATCAAATCTAAATCCATtggatttcaattcattttcgTCTTctttcgaaaaataaaaaaaaatccaatttaGCTCTTAATACAGGATCATTCAAGTCAGGTTTTTTTGTTATTGGGATAGGTGAATTCTTATAGATCCATCCTCCCAAGGAACCGAACATGATAATTTTTTATCATCTGGCTCGAGCAAGAATCAAACGAATCAAACAGATTCTTTTCCTCTAGGCCTCAATTTTAATCGACGTTCGGTCTCTTCTTTCTTTGACCATGTCTAACTTTCTTCTCATGTTGGCATCATCATCCGCCTCAAAGTAAAGCACTTTTTTGGGACTTGTGACACCAATGTCTATTAGGATATAGGATTCGATTTCATAGGAGAGGAAGAATGGAGTTTCTCCCGTAGCCATCCTTGGGGAAGTCCGGTAGGCCTATCAGACACATGGTAATTGGTCCACCTAGTCAGGGTCAATGAGTTCTAACCTTTTTTTCAAGCCTTGGACGATAGTATGGTTCGTTACTTCTGTTATTATGTTTCTCTGGGGGTAGGCCATATAAGTGAATCAAAGTTTAAGGTGTAGCTACTGGCAGTAGGTTTTGAAATCTGTATTGTCAAATTGTTTCCGATTATCCGTAATGATTGTATGTAAGATTCTATACCTTGTGAGTATTTTCTATCCAAAAAAATAGTTGTCGTTGTTGTGGCTGACATTGGCTAGGTttccacccatttggtgaaGTGGTCCACTATAACTAACATGTACTACTTCTACTTCTTGGCTTTGGGGAAAGAGCCTATGATGTGAAGTCCCCATGTGGCAAAGAGCCATGCTGGATTGATGATTTTCATGGCTGAAGCGGGTGACCTTATCACTAGGGAATACCTTTGACAAGCCTCGCACTTCTTTACATACTCAACTACATCCTTCGCAATTAATGGACAATAGAGTCCTTGTAATTGGATCTTTCTAGCCAATGCTTCTCCGCCCTAACGGGCTCTATCGTCTCCCTCATGTATTTCCTTAAGGATATACTGGGCCTTCTTGAAGCCCATGCATTTCAGCCATTGATGGATGAATAACTTTTAGTAGAGGCCTTCCCCTAATGCTGAATAACGTCTGACTTTTCTTAGTACCGAGTCATGAGTGAAGTTGTAGCCATATTGTTTAAGTATGCTGCAACTAAATAAATTGATATGAACTGTGAAAGGTTGTGGAAGGGAAAAATGATAAAGGCTTTTAgggtttttaaaattaattgtaATCGTCATGCATTCCTACATTTAATAACATATTGGGATGAACTACCGGCAGCACTAAATTTACTAAATATCAAGAACTAGCACAAATATACCAAAAGTATCATAAATATTCAAAACAATTGCAAacttaaattcaaaatttcaataactTCAACTTTAGAAATTGAAGTTTCAAGCTCAAATTTCGAAATTTTTTAGAAAACAcaataaaattagaaaataagattgaaaatttgatttaagaaaaaaaattaaaaatagataataatGGGAAAATGAGAAATTAGTTAATAAAAtgattggaaaaataataaaattagataataataataatgggaaACCAATTATTAGAAAGTGgcaaaatttgaaatttttttagaaaacttaaattcaaaattttaataacttCAACTTTAGAAATTGAAGTTTCAATTTGgaaaatttctataaaaaacagtaaaattagaaaataagattgacattttgatttaagaaaaaaaataaaaaatagataatgaTGGGGAAAAATGAGAAATTAGTTCATAAATTGAtgggaaaaaataataaaattagatgataataataatagtggGAAAACAATTATCAGGGAGTAgcaaaatttggaaaaaaaatagaaaacttaaattcaaaatttcaataactTCAATTTTAGAAATTGAAGTTTCAAGCTCAAAATAATTATTAGAGAGTAGCAAAATTTGGATAATTTCtagaaaaaacaataaaattagaaaataagattgacattttgatttaagaaaaaaattcaaaatagatAATGATGGGAAAAATGAGAAATTAGTCAATAAAATgttggaaaaaaataataaaattagataataataataatgggaaAACAATTATTAGAGATTAGCAAAATGTAATACCAACTGTTCACTTTTCCTTATACCAACTGTACTACCTCATTCTTTTGCTAAATATTTATGTCTTGCTTaatatataacatatattttttggGGGGGCTACCGAAAACGAAACCACTATTCCTCAGGGCGGTGTCGGAGACCGGAGGGGCTTTGGCCCCCCGGGTTGTAGACTGTGTCAATGGTCTTTGATGTCGGTTTTTTCAAAAAACCAACCCCAAAAAAGACTTATTGACAtcgggttttttttaaaaaccgatGCTAAAGAGCTTTGGGGTcgattttgatagaaattgttGCCAATACTATGATCATAGGCAACGGTTTTTTAGAAAACCGACCCAATGTTTTATTATTCGTTACTGTTTTTATATTACCGACTCCAAAGACCTTTCAATTTTTTAAGAAATGATCATTAGAGTCGGTTTTTAATAACCGTtgctaatattattattattagggtcGGAGAAATGTGATGTGGGTAGAGAGAGGTTTCAAGAAGGGAAAGattgcagaagaagaagagagcaaGGACAAAAGGGTGAGAGCATATGCATATGCAGAGGAAACAGAGGAAACTAAAACCAGCAACTGTAACAGTAACGGTGACCAGCGGCGGATGTAGGGGGGTCAAAGGGGTCATTTGCCCCCCCCCTCCTTTAGTCCTAAAATAAGAGGtcaagtgcaaaaatactcctaatgtttagcaattttaccccaacgtctaaaatggtacaatttggCAAATGCAATCCTTTGTCTTACTGCTTGCACCGTTTTTTGTAGTAAAATCATTTACACATGCTTGAGGCTCATCTTCGCATTTTCCACGAAACAATTCTTGCTTCATGCACCATTTCTCGTTCATTTCTACACAGGATCAAatgttaattatatatatatatatatatatatatatatatatatagtgaatttctaaaaatgaaataaattaaaattacctTGAGCAAGGAAAGATGAACATAATATAACTatgcataaaataaaaatgagggATTTCACTGCCATTTTAATCTGTTAATGATATTCAAGTTGTATAATTTCTTGTACATAGACAATGGAATTGGCACAAATTTATAGCAGGATAAATGACTAATTTTGGAATAATTTCTTTTGGATTTTCAATATTCAGAAACAAGAATTTATTTCTTATCATTATATTTGTTAATGTAAATAAGTTGAGATTACATGAgattttttatcctttttttgGAGCTATGAGTGCCAGAAAGTTAAttaaaagaacaaaagcaaatttcggaaaaaaaatttaaaggaaATGTAATAATTGGGGTTGAttagattttaaaaattaatagtttttaatttaaattcagTTTAATTTTGAAAGCAAAAAGTAGTAGTTAATAGAGCAAAATCATCCTATAATATCATTATAGTTTTATTAGAATTCAAACTCTGGTTAATTAAACATGTTTTCCCTCAATAATTATAggtttttttaagtaaaagttgAATGAAGAGGGAGAGAAGAACACATCCAGACATCCCATCTAGGTTAACACTTGCATAAAGCAAACTCGAACTTTCAACCCGAATGttatgaaagaagaaaataatTTCAATCCGAATGttatgaaagaagaaaataaagaaaagtcATACAAGAtgaaaagaaaattcaaaactttTTATGTTTGATTTTAAAGTGCAGGGATTaccaagaaaataatattaaagttGCATGAAGAGGCAGATAGAGGGGGGTCGGCCCCTCCGACCATAACTAGAGATAGTTCTGACCTTGTCTCCACAAAGTTTGAGGTTGTCGGGTACTAAATTATTGATTTGATTAAACTTTGATTAGGTATTTGATAAATTTGGCATTTGACCTAGAACTTTGATTCGGTATTTGATAAGTTGGGGATTATATgattaatacaaaattaaataattgattttatatttagttacaaaattcaactagattaaTATACGATATGCGATCAATATCTCAAAGTTTGTTAAAAAttactctattttatttttctagtcaaaatctagcttaattttgagacaCCGTGTAAACTCATGGGACCGAAAAGAGACATTTGAAAGAATGCCTGGttaggaataaaaaaaaaagtgacacGTGCGAAATTAGGACTTAGGGTTTCTAGACCCTATTTTGAACCATAAATTTGAGATGTTTAGGGTTGTGGTTTTTAATGTTTAGTTTGAGATCAAATAGATCAAAAATGACTCTTTTAGGAATATTAAAAAACCCGAAAAAAGTTTCACATTAGGGTTAGGGTTCCAACGTGTCGGGACCCTATTTTCATTAGAAACAGGCCAACAGGAAAATTCCACGGCCTACGGTAGTGGGACCTCATACCTCATCCTATTTTGGCCTAATTCTGTCCTCTAGGCTCTCAAAAATGCGGTTTAGTGATTTTCACACGGTTTTACCCTATTtttcatgaattttttttttttacctagtTATTGGATTTCTATcattaattttactttttaacctaattaattaattaatggttgaCATGTAATAATAACATCACTTTTAGAGCATCTAAATTCACTTTATACCGGAAAAAAACATTTGAAAAAACGCCCggttaaaatgaaaaaaagagaAACACGTGCGAAATTACGGTGTAGGGTTTCCGGACCCTATTTTGAACCATTAATTTGATATGTTCAGGGCTAATGTTTTGAATGTTTAGTTTGATATCAAATAGGTCAAAAACGTCTTTTTTAggaatataaaaaaacaaaaagtgtCAAATTAGAGTTAGGGTTTCGCCATCTCGGGATCCTATTTTCATCGAAAACGTACCAACATACAAACCCCATACCCTAAGATGGTGGGGCCACCCTATTTTAGCCTAATTCCGTCATCTAGGGTGTCTCAatgcgatttagtgattttggcgcagttttaacctaattttcggtgaattatttttttatttttttgacctaacactacgccaaaaccaccttcagatgacggttaaaaaccaTCGTCCCGCACGATATAAATATGTCACAGGGCTCGCTTCCACATGTTGCAACTTCAGAtgacggttaggttctgtcatgtgAAGATACGATGCATGACATAAGCCTAGTTTCGTATTGTCATATTAATCTTGTTATGATGcagcttttttattattaacgtcacctttaatgtcatcacatgacatactaataattaaaatggtGAAGTAGatatatgggaaattggcatattggtattcgcgatgacagtttttataataatttatgtcgTTGTAGCTTGTTTTAGATGATATATGTCTTGAACTGCATATATCTAAGTTATTATTAGGTCCAGAATCcccaagtcttgatatctgcaaaaccaaatgatgctcattaattacgtaCCGTATACAGAGAGACCTAATAACTCTCATTTACCCTTTCCCCTTCCTAGACCTTTTACTTACCCACCCACAGTATAAATATGAAGCTTTTAACAATTCTCAAGAGTCCACAACCCAACACTATACTTACTCTAGTTATATGGATCATGGATAGATGTATAAGGGACCTCCATAGTCGTGTTGAGGCACAGATTTCCCTACTCGGGCATGAGGCACCCAGGTGGCTTCTCAATAGTTATGCACCTGACCGTCTGCAATGGACTTTCGTGATGAAGGGTCCTCCAAACACCcattatgaaggaggtgtattcatagtccatatgtgttgaaacacctttccacataattttgatttgacaaaattgtttaagtataattcaaatacatattctaaacacactaagtttaaatgctttgatttattctactaatgtgtttgttcaacgttgagttaaaattgtttataagacacaagaattaaaaggcccaagcccagtacggaagtcaaggcccaagtcaaacaactcagtacaactcggcccgcgtttgttaaaacgttgtcgctttggacaaaacgcaactcagcaagagaaggatctagaagaccttcgggaacaacttcaagatgaagctgctgagtagactcgacaaacgtacaagacagcagctggctaaggaaaacttttagacaaagtatttcctcattgGGTAAAGATCAGACGAcatagtatgctgtccagttgactttaccataaaaggagagacagtctgctgagctgaccgaggacggaagatacacaaatctgattggccgagagctctgagcaagtcaagatgacaacgacaggaagccgtttccctccaacggttatttcgaaattcgaaatgaccgatgcccagacgtctctataaatagtgccatcagaagcttcactcaacacagaacttgatcaagccattatgctgaccaaatttctacacaagttctgcaagcaagaagcaaagcaaatcttacactacaattcatacatttgtgtaaaagtctagagtgattatttcaatcgtctaaagtgtcttagcaaatcattgtataggacaaaacacttatcatttctagagatagaaaggagaggctgagcactcggttatagtactcagcaagagattaggattgagtagaggtatagaggaaggtactcttgttatactcagttgctaagattgtaaaaggtttgaggctctacctttaaagagctcagtaaagGATTCGAAaactcggaacgtgttccggggacaggacgtaggcttagaagaagccgaacctggataaatctgctgagtgaagtatttcttacctttaactccttatatatattgcttgtttaaaataaccaaaaactgaccaagtaaagaggtcaagtagagttgtgcgcattgaacatctgagctcaggaatagactctaagtgctatctcctgactcaagctaagaaactgacctagtcaccagttgactaagccagtatcttgctgtttactcagcgcagctgtcaaaacctttttccttagaaaaagaagtctgccctaattgcaaaaaagtttaaatagttcctaacccccccttggaactatacttgcaaccttacaagggaccaacaatatgGACTTCTctgtcgatttcccctccacacctccagttgtaagaacatgaaCTTATTAACACATAGTAAGCAGTTCATATATATTCATATACACTCATGACATTACTATTATTCACAGCTCATGTTCAAGACCaaaatttatcatcctaatatGGGTCCTTCGGGGCATGTATCTATGCCCCCAACTACTTGATCGCCCTTCCCATCGTATTGCGATGGTAAGATGATGCTATAAATCTATGCATTTTCCTATGTTTGGGTtctaatttatctattcatatgtttggggtctaatttataaATGCACTTTCTAGCTGATGTGGCATATTTATGGAATGCTGATAGAGTCCTTCACTGAGGGGTCATTTCCTGGCCGAGAGCGAATTGCTAAGCCACATGTTATGAGTTGTGGACGAGGTCGCTCTCTTTAAGAAGTTTGTGGCACTATCTCGAGAATCTGTAAGAAGACTAGCAGCCAATCGCCTCCACGATAAAACACCAAAGTTGagtaattattataatttgggATTGAACTATAAATAATTGTTCAACTTCTACACTCAAAGAGAAGGAAAAGAGAAACGGATAATAATAAAATCTTGTTTGTGGATATGGAGAATCCAAAAGAAATTATTCCAAAATTAGTCATTTAGCCTGCTATTTACAAGAAATTATACAACTTGAATATCATTAACATATTAAAATGGTGAAGCCAGTAGTGAAATccctcatttttattttatgcatAGTTATATTATGTTCTTCTTCTCTTGCTCAAGGTGTTttttaatttactttattttgagaaattcaaaatacatatatatatatatatatatatatatatatatatatatatatataatttacatgTGCTTATTGATCTTGCGTAGAAATGAACGAGAAATAGTGTATGAAGCAAGAATCGTTTCATGGCAAATGTGAAGATGAACCTCAAGCATGTGTAAATGACTTTGCTAAAAAATATGGAGACATGCTGTAAGCCAAAGGATTGCATTTGCCAAACTGTCTCCGAAAAAGATTTTACAAACTACTATTTATATTCTCGATTTTGTAAGTGTCAAATTGTTTGCAACTAATTCTAAATCAATGATAAGGGATTACAGAAGATTAAtagattaataaatattttaatttttacagTATGATTATGGGTTGTTGCTTGATATGTTTAttcaattattttcattttcaaatTGACATATTCATTACATTTCATGTGTgtgtttgaactaaaagctcgagctcaTCATAATTAAGGCTTAATCAtagattttatattaatctcttaTACACCCCACACTATATTTCTCTTGGGTTTGCAGCGTGTACAACACAGGCTCATCCAGCCATgtatgtttttaattccaccaattaatgaggttgccaggACTCGAACCAAAACCCTCTACCGTTTGGCTCTAGATGATGTGATACcctgtcatggaaccgtttgaactaaaagctcgagttgatagttaaggctcaattatagatcttatattaatctctaataaTATCATTATTTAACCGAAAAAATAAGCCTGAAACTCTTGCAGATTGATACCAAAATTTGAATCAAATGTTGCTCTTAATGTTGAATAAGCCTGAAACTCTTGCAGATTGATACGAAAACAGGAATCAAACGTTGCTCTAACTGTTGCAGTTGCATAACAGAAATAGCAACAACTAAGTCGCAATAGAAAGTGATTTAAATTAAGAGAAAGTGATTGAAATTAAGTATTTCAGTATTCTATTCCTGTAATTGAAAAGggttttaaaatcaaatttttttttaattagcgATTTGAGCCGGATCCGTTTTCTTAACCAGTATTAGAGGTTTTACTTATAAATctctatttttatttactaaacCTCTATTTGGCAAAACAAAGCCAATGACTACCCAAACATGATATTAGTATAGAAATAGTgaagggctaattacaaatctagcccaactaaaAGGGTCCATTTatatatctaacccactttgcttcaaTATCACCAAaatagacactttcatccactttggacaagaatacccttatttcaattcatcttctttCTCATATTCTGAATGTCTTTCTCGTCATCACAAACGGGCGAAAAGACGGTGGTCTATAAAGAGAAGAGATTTTGTTTcgttcaacctttgaagaaCTAGTGTCTGCGGAAGAAGATTAGGAAGGAAATcttaaaaaataagaaagaaaaaaatctaacaattgaactgctgtgatgtcgcatttgtgacgaattcgtcgcaaatgcgacaacggttgtcgcatttgcgatgaAATGCGACAGCAAGTTGTCGCAtatgcgacgaaatgcgacagctgttgtcgcatttgcgacaaaATGCGACAGCAGTTGTTGCATTTGTGAAGtggtgtcgcatttgtgacgaaatgcgacaaattcGTCATAAATGtaacaacaatggaggaaattgacggaaaatggtggaaaatagaggaaattgaaacaataacattacagatgaagaaagaggcaagactagcaagaaaaacatgtatataagctaaaaacataccatttctacgggaaattgaacataatacttcaataatcactaacgattggtatcagaaattgaagaacatgaaccgaagaagaagaagaagaagaaccaatcgaagaagaaagaagaagaagaattgatcgaagaagaagaatggatcgaatagaaatatgggtattcttgtccaaagtggatgaaagtgtctaatttggtgatattgaagcaaagtgggttagatatgtaaatggacccttttaattgggctagatttgtaattagcccaatAGTGAAACCACAAAAAATAGATTAAGGATGGAATATGttgtattaatttaatttggacATATACATCTTTATAATTCAGTGAATCCTCTAAGccatttgaaaaaaaagaaagaaagaaaggtaATGGAATATTAACGATgaatgattaaaaaaaactgATGAAAGAAAGTGAAAACCCATAAGAATACGATGTTGAAAATAACGTAACATCAtctttaatttaaaattcagattaataaaaaaaaagttaaggtgcaaaaatacacttaacgttttgggtcaggagcaattttacccctaacgtctaaactggtgcaattttactcctaaggttgataaattgggtcaatttgagatctgtcttctcggtcattaatcttgtcatctacaccaCACATTCGTCATTTTATTAGttacaaatcacaaacatattttgtgatgtgaaaaaaataaaaaatatatatatactgtctttttgtacgaattacacaaaaaaatcaaaaaattcacgAATTTataaatgttaggagtaaaattgacccaatttataaATGGTGCAGAAAGGAACACAAATacctgtgttttataataatgtctgaaattgacccaatttatcaatgttaggagtaaaattgctcttaagcttccaacattatgggtaaaattgcaccattttagaagttaggggtaaaattgattcaaacccaaaacgttaatgatatttttttatcttaaccctaaaaaaaaatacttaatacatcaagtaaaatattttaaagtGCATTCAACATATATATCTTCAGGATGTAGCTTTTTTTTCCTATTCCCTCTAATCCCTCCATACCGGCTGTCCCTGCGCTAAGTTCGATGAGTAATACAGTCGGATTCCATTGTCAACTAGAAAGACCTTTGTCTGATAATCTTCTTGGCCAGGGATCTTCCGCTCACTTCGttgtctttctctttctccaaaTCTCTTCTCTCTTGTCAGTCAATTCTTCTAAGAAAGCTTATAGGCATTAAAACATATtgtttttggg includes these proteins:
- the LOC136209605 gene encoding DNA-directed RNA polymerase subunit alpha-like produces the protein MAKPLPRIGSRRTGRIGSRKNARKIPKGVIHVQASFNNTIMTVTDIRGQVISWSSVGTCGFKGTRRGTPFAVQTTAGNAIRTVVDQGMQRAEVMIKGSGLGRDAALRAIRRSGILLTLVRDVTPMAHNGCRPPKKRRKVTISTRTLQWKCVESRKDNNRLYYRRFILSPLMKGQSDTIGIAIRRALLGEIEGTCITRAKSEKISHEFSTITGIQESIHEILMNLNEIVLRSNLYGTCDASICVKGPGYVTAQDIIVPPFVEIIDNTQHIASLTEPIDLCIRLQIERNRGYRIKPTKTFQDGSFPLDAVFMPVPNANHSVHSYGNGNEKQEILFLEIWTNGSLTPKEALHEASRNLIDLFIPFLHADEQNLHLEKNQHNFTLPLFTFHDRLTKLRKNKKEIPLKYIFIDQFELTPKIYNCLKRSNIHTLSDLLNKSQEDLMQIEDFHIDDVKHILGILEIEKHFAMD